The Mustelus asterias unplaced genomic scaffold, sMusAst1.hap1.1 HAP1_SCAFFOLD_551, whole genome shotgun sequence nucleotide sequence caaagttgtgagaccggccagtccagcagaaagaaaccctccgaccctcccacttcccaaactgtcagaatgaacatggttctgtcctgagtgtgattaacagcagaatccaacacctgtaatcacttgtgaactcgctggtgtgtccgcatgttcgataattgagtgaatcccttcccacaatcagagcaggtgaacggcctctccccagtgtgaactcgctggtgtctcctcaggtcagatgaatcactgaatcgcttcctgcattgggagcagatgaacggcctcagCCCAGCATGAACTCGCTCGTGTTTCCTGAGGTCAGACGAATGACTGAATTGCTTCTCACATTCAGAACAggagaatggcttctccccagtgtgaactcgtttgtGCGTCCGCAGGATGGATGAATtactgaattccttcccacacacagaccaAGTGAATggtcgctccccagtgtgaattcgctggtgtgactgcaggtgggataactgggtgaatcccttcccacaattagGACAGacaaatggtctctctccagtgtgaattcgctggtgtgtctgtaaaatggatgaattactgaatcccttcccacaaacagggcaggtgaacggcctttcccctgtGTGAcaacgtcgatgaatttccaggtgACTCGGGCAACAAAAAcgtttcccacaatccccacatttccatggtttctccatggtgtcaatgtccttgtgtctctccaggtttgacaatcagttgaagcctcgttcaCACATACAACCAGTgtgcagtctctccctgctgtgaatggtgtgatgttgctTCAGCCAATGTAACTGATTAAAGATCCTTTCACAGTCACTGCATtgtacactctcactcaggtatCATTCTCTGTactgttccagtcacactgatgttaaaaTCTTTCACAGCAGACAAAaaggacaaacatttctccttttagATTCAAGattgatgatattcagctcccgatgaatggagtgactctgtcagatcctgatgtgcTATCTGCTTTGAGAGTTCTGTCTGCGATATCTCCTCCCCTAATATATTGTAAAAGAGTTTACAAACGTAATCAGTGACAGTACagaatagaaattcagaacagaattTTAATTGCGAAGGAACATTCATTCCTCTCTCATTTATCGAAGGCCGTAAATATCTGGACCACACACTCTCTATTCACATTCTGCTGTATTTAATACATACCCAATAACACAATGATGTATAATTATACAGTTCTctattacatgattagagatacaTAGGGCTGTGAGGAAGTATTTTATTTCGACAGCTAGTGTTGCTGACCTGAAACTCTCTGCCTACCAGCTTGATGGAAGCAGAGAAGGTGAATAATTTCAGAATGaaattggggggggggcacttgaaggaaataacctGTAGGGGGACTGGGGATGTAGAGAAGGAATGGGAGTGACTGGATTGTCCTACAGAGTGTTAGCATAGGCTCAAATTACTGAATGGACACCTTGTGTCGTAATGACGCTGACTGGAAATGCATATTGTAGCTACAGTAGGATAATACAAGATTAGAAATAATTAATGTATTTTGTtacaaataatatatctaatctgtaccatattACAAGACTAGACGTATCTCTGTCCTATCTTAATTTAAATGTCAGCCTATCCTGGAGAAACCAtctctttaattgtgaacattaggaaagagaccatccttttacccagacaaataaatgtgtcagacTGAGAGAgcgaaaggatgtcaatgtcttgaagagagagagacctggggcaacctttccagaatctgcagcctccctggattcacttcctctcccttcagttgctgcaagtccccaatttcccccagaatgagaaaagaaatggaaagggggatgaaagaaagtgttttactcacagatggtggcgacaggaggaagtttcagtctgttGTGCACCTCAATCTGAGTATCACAAAGCCCGATTGGCtgaaggaccagagtccttccggtctttTCCCATTGGCCAACACCTCAGCACGAAGGTCAGAAGGCGGGCTGCCCCGCTCATGCGCAGTGTCGCCTCTCcactggacatgcgcagtcccaggccggggggagggggtgatcacCAAgaggcttctcgctctggccggagccgccagccggttgcctggaaaccttggctggaggaggtgcagggggaggggaacaatgggtgggggcgggacttccgtgtccgcgcgcccgggcctgcgcactggcacCCCATGACGTCATTGTGGAAGAGACTGATTCctgttggctgattcaggcagggctccattgtgacgtcacaatgcggaagctcGATTGATTCAGATTCAGACTCAAACtccctcctctgggcaacatctgggaggaaatcaatgtttccccctttccatttcttttctcattctgggggaaattggggacttgcagcaactgaagggaaagaaagtgaatccagggaggctgcagactctggaaaggttggcccaggtttctctctctcttaaagacattgacatcctttgcaatGTTCCACAGGAACTAGAATTGTCTgatctgaatttctatcttgttctgacagtgatgacttttgtaaattctttttacaggatattagaaggagaTGATTTGCTGATAGAAATGTCAAGATCTAACATTCACTCAATTCATGGGAGCTGAATGTCATCGGTTTGAATCTGGAAGAAGAAACGTTTATCTGCTTGAGTTGGGTGAACCATTGGTGTGAACAGAAAAGCATCGAGGCCCGTGCAACCCGAGTGACAGTGTCCCAGTCCCGAGTGACAGTGTTCCAGTGCACATATTGTGAAAACtgcaggagagacagaaagacactcAGATCATGGAAAAagcatggaaatgtgaggactgtgaaaAGTCATTCCGTTCCCCATcagtgctggaaattcatcgacgcagtcacaccggggagaggccattcacctgctccaattgtgggaaaggattcactcggttatcgatcttgctgacacaccagcgagttcacaccggggagaagccattcacctgctctgattgtgggaaggtattcactcagtcatcgcacttgctgatacaccagcgagttcacaatggagagaggccattcacttgccccgtgtgtgagaagggattcagcgattcatccacactgcagacacaccagagagttcacactggggagaggccatttatctgctccatgtgtggtaaaggatttgctcagtcatccaacctgtattcacaccagcgagttcacaccggagagaggccatttccctgctgtgtgtgtgagaagggattcagtaactccgccaacctgctgagacaccagcaacttcacactggggaggctTCCTTCACCTGCTTTgagtgtggtaaaggattcagtgattcatccaacctattttcacaccagcgaactcacactggggagaggccattcacctgctttctgtgtggaaagggatttagtcAGGCATCcagtctgcagacacaccagcgagtccacaccggggagaggccgttcacctgctcagtgtgtggcaagggattcagtgattcgtcCAACTTTatttcacaccagcgagttcacactggggagaggccatttaactGCTTTGTGTGTCAGAAGGGATTCAATCGATTATCTAACCTGCTGacgcaccagcgacttcacactggggagaggctgtttgcctgcaatgaatgtggaaagggattcacacgatcatcccacctgctgagacaccagcgaattcacaaacgATTACAagcattggattctgctgttattgctgctattAATCACACCCAGAACTGAACCAcgttcattctgacagtaggtgaagtgggagggtcggacggtttctttctgctggactggccggtctcatgactttgcttccagtgggctgatgttctttgagcctgggagagcacatttccactgaaatgatccacaaaagctgatgaaagatatttattttattctggatagtaaatagtgtttttcctaacgctacaggtagatctaaaataaatacatttgtctctgttccattgagtctacagcacagggccaggccagttggctcaattggtctgtgtcagtatttatgctccacatgagcctccccctcgtcatctccccccatcagcatatccttctattcctttctccctcaggtatgtatccagcttccccttcaatgtattcatgctgttcacctcaaccactcgctgtaaTAGTGAGTtctacagtctcaccactcgctggtaaaGAGGTTTCACATTAAATCCCTATTAGATTATTGAATCTCTGAAAATGCACACAGCATTTATAACAAAAAGGATGAATTGTCAGCGCGGATAGAGATAAATGTGTGTGTCCTGATAGACATTACAGAGACTTAGTTGAAAGGTGACctaggctgggatctaaatattgaAGGGTATTTGACATAATGGAATggcaggaagctaggaaaaggtgaTAGGATCTCTCCCATTAATTAACGATGACATTAGTTCAGTACAGAGCTACCACCTTAGCCTGAAAGATCAGGATGAAGGATCGGTTTGGGTCAAGATAAGAAATGGTAAAGGTGTGAGGTCTCttgtgggagtatttaatgggccCCTTACCTATGTTACACTGAACTGATTTTTTTATTTTGAACATGACACTATAATAGtatatttatttactagtgtgacaaacaggcttacattaacactgcaatgaagttactgtgaaagtcctttAGTTGCCACaacccagcgcctgtttggggagactgagggagaatttagcatggccaatgtgccttaccagcacgtcctttggactatgggaggaaaccggagcacctggatgaaacccacgcagacacggggagaacatgcagactctgcacagacagtcacccaagccgggaactggccatgggtccctggtgccgtgaggcagcagtgctaaccactgtgccaccgtgccgcactaagATACTATATTGCACTGcacataaataaaataaacacctGATCAAAAAGGACTAGGAAAAAGTATAAACTTATAAATCTCAACTCCTTTTCACAAATACAGATCAAATACTTCATCATTCCCATTTCCCAGTCACATAATTTTCTAATTATTGTGATTATTCAAATAGTATTTCTATTAAACTCATAGATAATACCATTATTTAATTCCATGACTTTATATAAACTAACATTTGAAGCTTATACATTGTTTTAAAGCTGTATTTACACATATTTTCAAATCTTCACCCAaagcattccaaagattcatccacAAACTGAAATATACACAGACTTCAAAGTTGTACAAACATAACATTTTTTAAACTTGTTTTTTTCTATTTAATTCATGATCATCATCCCTTAAAGTCAACAGTTTCTTTGCAAATTTTCAGGCAAAGATTCATTTTTTGCTTCATCCAAAATCATTGCAGTTTTCAGTTCAACTGACTTCCTAAACTTTAAAACCTGGACATTTTATAAACAATTTGTTGCTAAGTTCTTGAAAATTCACTTTATTACTATTCATTTGGCTTTTTTCTGTAACATGTAGATCGgattaataaagttaaagtttgatgtttatttattagtgtcacaagtagacttacattaacactgaaatgaagttaatgaaaatcccccagtcaccacactccggcacctgttcagctacactgagggagaatttagcatggccaatgcacctaaccagcacgtctttcggacagtaggaggaaaccggagcacccggaggaaatccacgcaggcgcagggagaacgtgctgactccacacagtgacccaagccaggaatcaaacctgggtccctggcactgagaggcagcactgctaaccacagtgccgccatgTCGCCCAAATATTCATGCTTTATAACGTTTCCCCAAACCTCTGAAGAATCATTTCAAATGAACAATACAAAATATGCAATGACTGCAGAtccaatatgggcggcacggtagcacagtggttagcactgctgcttcacagctccagggtcccgggttcgattcccggctcgggtcactgtctgtgtggagtttgcacattctcctcgtgtctgcgtgggtttcctcccggtgctccggtttcctcccacagtccaaagatgtgcgggttaggttgattggccatgctaaaaattgccccttagggtcctgagatgtgtaggtttgagggattagcgggtaaatatgtagggatatgggggtagggtctgggtggaattgtggtcggtgcagactcgatgggccgaatggcctccttctgcactgtagggcttccatTATAAATTTAGTTTTACTCAGAATTTCAATACTCtttgattattttgttttaatatatTGTATATGTGGTTCCCAACAAAATATATGGTCTAGGAGAACACCCAGAACTATATTTCcatattggggaggcgatggtgtagTGGCAGTGTCACAGGACGAGTggcccagagactcagggtaatgctctggggacccaggttcgaatcctattGTGGCAACTGGTGAAATATAAATTAGatgaaaatctgggattaaatgtctaatgatgattagaaattattgtcgattgtcataaatgcCCATCTGGTttattgatgtcctttagggaagcaaatctgccaaccttatctggtctgaccaacatgtaactccagatccacagcaacatggttaccTTTAATTGCTCTCTCagatcaaggacaattaggaatgagcaataaatgctgtcccagtgacacccacatcccatgaataaataaatgttgacattgtctgtggggagagaatagagccaacgtttcgagtctagatgacccttcatcagaggggtCTGACCCCTCTTCTATTTTTGTAAATGTTGACATTGTTTATTATATTAACCAAGGGATTTACTTCACCAAATAACATAAACTTCGTTCCACTCAGAGTCGGTCACAATTCATTTTTGACAaacaatatttttattttctccAATTCAGCACTAACAATTTCAATAAGCTCTTGAAGATCCCACCCAGAATAAAACAtattggcatcatctgcaaacaaaACTAATTGTAATAACTTTGATACATTCCAaatgtcattaatatataaaataaacaatttaaggcccaaaacagatccctgtgagactccacacagaatatTCACAAAATCTGATTCACATCATCGACTGTTACaaattgttgagattttccaaataACTTCTGAGCCACTTATTCACTATTCCCCTAATCCCTTATGTTTCCAGTGTTTTAAGTAATATTCCATGGTCAATTGTATCAAAATCTGTGTAAGATCAGTAAAAACCTCTATTGGAAATTGTCTTTTTGTCCACAGCATTCGTCATTTTCTCCACAAATTCCATCAGTGATAGTGAGATAGACCGACTTGGTCTGACTATTACACAGTGAGTTACATTGAGCAATGGAATTATCAGACCATTTAGCAAATGACTTCTCTTTTCTCTGCAAAATGAGAAAAGTGAACACACTCTCCTGAAATTAGTATAATCATGTAGTATAATAtgcccggctagctcagtcggtagaacgtgagactcttaatctcagggtcgtgggttcgagccccacgttgggAGTTGTTGTTTGGggcagcagggtagcacagtggttagcactgctgcttcacagctccagggacctgggttcgattcccggcttgcgtcactgtctgtgtggagtttgcacattctcctcgtgtctgcatgggtttcctcccacagtccaaagatgtgcgggttaggtttattggccatgctaaaattgccccttagtgtcctgagatgcgtaggttagagggattagtgggtaattgtgtagggatatgggggtagggcctgggtgggattgtggtcagtgcagactcgatgggccgaatggcctctttctgcactgtagggtttcttctatgTTTACCACCAGCTTTAAACCATGGAGTAACTTAGTATATTTTCATTTTACAGGGAAATAGCCCAGTTTGAAAAGACCGGTTGCAAATATGTCAATGGTTTTACTCCACAATCAATAACCTGCTTAATGATTGACATCTCAGTATTGTCTGAATTGGTAGATTTTTTATTCTTATGATATTTCACAATATCAATGACCTCCTTTCCATCAACACCTCTAAAACGTGAGATGGGATGAAGAGGTGGATCACTTTCTCTTGGAACTTTTATCATTGTCCATGAACTCTGTTaaaaagaaatccacatttgaaagcccaGCCATTATATGAAATATCAGCACTATAACAGgaggagataagaaagacagatacattgatcttttcatcaacacatctgagagttaagaatgtgtgacatgattttgggataccggagtgagtgtacagatgtgatttgttacatgtgaaaaatagcaagcctaaattcatggtgagatggagtgaagagcgggtcccaaacacacacagctacttgagacacagcaggagatgaaatggttaatgtggccagggcattgagacaacattgtgacatcatcaaggcactgacacacactccagagagaaactgagttcaaaacaatcaggatccaattaaacacactgcacaggGACAGAAAGTGAGGAAAGTTAAAGTAAAATGGATAATATTATAGATTGGGACAATTAAGGGCTTGGAAGAAATAATACTGaataagaactgtccacaatttggacaggggtaaagagagagctggagaatcttttacatccatgcttgatctgttgcttgaagcatctgtccttatgtacAAGTAACCTGGAACTCACGGTGCTCCTTCAGTAGTAGGAAAGATCGATTAGATGTTACCTCAGGCGgggccagaacagaactggaaaataacagagtgaaattgagtgagggatcagagagagagttctcccCCCTCAAGGTGTGGACTATAAGAATCCTGGGGGACCCCCTACTTTGGGTTTTCTTGCTAATTAGTGAACATTAGGTTAAATTCTGTGACTGGCTgtgcattgattttgaatttgattgttacacttctcctgtttttattcctgttgtgattacgctctgggtaaggatggttgacaggtgacaggatgggaaattgtggtttgggtcattaaccaaatgttttattgatctgaaaggtgtaaaaggggccaaacttcagcagaaatccagcagagctgagaacagacgacttgctgtgtgggagcagggagataaacagctcccggaggacagagaaaacaggaGTGCCTTGAATCCTGGATGATACCTGGGTGTCAAggccaccatgttttcactgcttgccatgggaatgctgactccctgtaccagggacggagcgtgggaagacaattgtttgagagtttgacgtggcttgtgcgggtacagatggttcaatgacacgttttgtaattggtccgttcaaatgttagccgggcaatgattgggtaaaatcagtctccatagtctttgtgatgtaaaaaagtatgagaagggattccccgagcacagagattaGTCAAGGTTTTACttattgcattgactggtgccatggcatctggggcagagcagggagcatttccgtggagatgctgcttctacccagagtgtaatggtaatgctgctgcactttgatacgactgctcagacattagcctgtgtcagctcttattgatcctgaataaaatctaaccactgtcaccaataagggttatcactgggaatcatttcagagtttgggaaaaggggagaaagggttaattgactccctgaaccccattttctaacatcgctgtgtcaaaaataaaatcccatctccccctctggctcctttgccaattaccttagagggactcactttctgttaaagagcctgccaacccctctcacccgctttccctaaagtgcatcaatctcatcaggaaaagtccagaacaatcaaatatttttactgataaaagtttattaatgaaacagaacatggttaaaacaaacagaaaatgacttgaggatcaaagacaaccagagtaaagggatgttcacaatgttctggacacaaatcgtgtttcttcagctcctctgtcccctgttcctgtgacaccccgctttggacacagggacactgaaccctggggggtcaccatcagccctggtcacctcctccggtgccctgattggttggaggcccatttcccagtcagttctccagcaccttcctgtctctctattagtgcgacgcccagggcagtttcccaactggggcgcaggccccattattctcagctaaatgctgccctcagctccgtcgcctggctgtcattgacacgagcaatagagagacaaAAAGgtaccccaggctcaaatgggaagttgaaacttgtggctctaaaccaacacttcaacatttgtcagtcaaatccatgttatttacactgggggtttttatgatgagattaattgaagtgttcggcTCGTCAGCAAActcgagaagcactgattccagattgttcaatacttctgccttgaatcacaaaagcttctcactttatccccttcctgaactgaattccatcatcctgagcagctgtgggtgtcacctctctgtgtaaactcctgcccctttttataaggctctctcattccttattgtgggtcaattctttaatggttgaggatcgctctatgatgcagtgagtgtttatccggtcaatcaatgtttctgatgtcagtcacaacgtccatcgttacttttcacctgtttcttactctgtgttttataaaaataaagttttaaaatttttacagaatggtcagctgtaaggtttctgtagttggtgatgaggtcatccaaaggtcaaagcctctctcttttctccttcccgTTTAAcgaaggggttgtgtggaatattccattcagggggaggtggtgggaatgtcgctggccgagtaatgcagagaaccagcaaaggatctggggacaggcagctggtgggatttgaattcagtgaatcattctggaattatataaagttcgtctcagtaacagtgaccatgaaactatcatcgattgttttaAAAATCCATCCGGTTCACCCTACTAATGCTCCctattcgggaaggaaatctgccatccttacccggtctggcctacatgtgaatccagacccaca carries:
- the LOC144487005 gene encoding uncharacterized protein LOC144487005, coding for MEKPWKCGDCGKRFCCPSHLEIHRRCHTGERPFTCPVCGKGFSNSSILQTHQRIHTGERPFVCPNCGKGFTQLSHLQSHQRIHTGERPFTWSVCGKEFSNSSILRTHKRVHTGEKPFSCSECEKQFSHSSDLRKHERVHAGLRPFICSQCRKRFSDSSDLRRHQRVHTGERPFTCSDCGKGFTQLSNMRTHQRVHK